Proteins co-encoded in one Armatimonadota bacterium genomic window:
- a CDS encoding aminotransferase produces the protein MFISQRAQRTSPSPTLAITAKARKMREEGIDVLSFGAGEPDFDTPEFIKDAAIAALREGFTKYTPTAGIEPLRKAICEKLWRDNGLKYEPNQIIVTCGGKHALYNTFQVICDPGDEVIIPAPYWVSYPEMVKLADGVPVFVHADESTGFVPTIDAIREKITPRTRAIVVNSPCNPTGAVFPRQTLKEIAALALKHDLYLISDEIYEKMVYDGQEHYSIASLGEEVKKRTILVNGMSKAYSMTGWRIGYAAAERDLVAAMTRIQDQSTSNPTSIAQRAALAALQEPEDTVKQMVAAFAERRRVIVDGLNSIPGFRCAEPGGAFYAFPNVSALYGKRWGDRVIHNSDAFAEYLLEVARVAVVPGSGFGADENIRLSYACSLDTIRNGLARIADAVQALG, from the coding sequence ATGTTCATTTCCCAGCGTGCGCAACGCACCAGCCCATCTCCTACCCTTGCCATCACTGCTAAAGCGCGCAAGATGCGCGAGGAGGGCATCGATGTGCTCTCTTTCGGGGCAGGGGAACCCGACTTCGATACCCCCGAGTTCATTAAAGACGCTGCTATCGCTGCCCTGCGAGAAGGGTTTACTAAATACACGCCCACCGCTGGCATCGAGCCTCTGCGCAAGGCGATTTGCGAAAAGCTGTGGCGCGATAACGGGCTGAAATACGAGCCCAACCAGATTATCGTCACCTGCGGTGGCAAGCACGCGCTGTACAATACCTTTCAGGTCATCTGCGACCCCGGTGACGAGGTGATTATCCCTGCGCCATACTGGGTGAGCTACCCCGAAATGGTCAAACTCGCCGACGGTGTGCCGGTGTTTGTGCACGCGGACGAGAGCACCGGTTTTGTGCCCACCATCGACGCCATTCGCGAGAAGATAACCCCCCGCACCCGCGCTATCGTAGTGAACAGTCCCTGCAACCCGACGGGTGCGGTGTTCCCTCGCCAGACGCTGAAGGAGATCGCTGCCCTTGCGCTCAAGCACGACCTGTACCTCATCTCCGACGAGATTTACGAGAAGATGGTCTACGACGGGCAAGAGCACTACAGCATCGCCAGTCTGGGCGAGGAGGTGAAAAAGCGCACCATTCTGGTCAACGGGATGTCCAAAGCGTACTCTATGACCGGCTGGCGTATCGGCTATGCTGCGGCGGAGCGTGATCTGGTTGCCGCCATGACGCGCATCCAGGACCAGTCCACCTCTAACCCCACCTCCATTGCACAACGCGCCGCACTGGCGGCGTTGCAGGAGCCGGAGGACACGGTGAAGCAGATGGTGGCAGCGTTCGCCGAACGCAGACGGGTGATTGTGGATGGTCTGAACAGCATTCCGGGCTTCCGCTGTGCCGAACCGGGCGGGGCATTTTATGCTTTCCCCAACGTCTCCGCGCTGTACGGCAAGCGCTGGGGCGATCGGGTAATCCATAACTCGGATGCTTTTGCGGAGTACCTGCTGGAGGTAGCCCGGGTAGCAGTGGTGCCGGGCAGCGGCTTCGGTGCGGATGAAAACATCCGGTTGTCCTACGCCTGTTCGCTGGACACCATCCGCAACGGTCTCGCCCGCATCGCCGACGCGGTGCAGGCATTGGGATAG
- a CDS encoding uroporphyrinogen decarboxylase — MNSRERIRITLARGIPDRVPMLDITFWPETLVRWQQEGFPQGADPVDYFGLDRIERFGFDGSLQLPVEMIEETERWRVYRNANGLVVKEWKDSYAPPARLECTVQSWEDWLKVKPRLQVSADRIPDGMVQSYHAWREQDWFVVAEPVEPMWYILDHLMGFQNALPLIAEQPDLIADILNTYTDFLLGMCQLCVERGITFDGLWFFSDLCYKNGMLFSPRTYRELLMPCHRKVKAWCEAQGIPMLLHCDGDVRQFIPLLIEAGFDAIQPLEARAGNDVRELKRLYGTQIVFFGNISADVMASGTDEQLEEEIRSKLAVAMEGGGYMYHSDHSIPPTVSLARYAQVVALVRKYGQYG; from the coding sequence ATGAACTCGCGCGAACGCATCCGAATCACCCTGGCGCGCGGCATTCCCGACCGCGTACCCATGCTGGACATCACCTTCTGGCCCGAGACCCTCGTGCGCTGGCAGCAAGAGGGTTTTCCCCAAGGCGCAGACCCGGTGGACTATTTCGGGCTGGACAGGATCGAGCGTTTCGGCTTTGATGGCTCGCTGCAGCTGCCGGTGGAGATGATCGAGGAGACCGAGCGCTGGCGCGTCTACCGTAATGCCAACGGACTGGTGGTCAAAGAGTGGAAAGATTCGTATGCTCCTCCTGCTCGTCTGGAATGTACCGTACAGAGCTGGGAAGACTGGCTGAAGGTGAAGCCGCGTTTGCAGGTCAGTGCAGACCGCATTCCCGACGGGATGGTACAAAGCTACCACGCCTGGCGCGAGCAGGACTGGTTCGTGGTGGCGGAGCCGGTGGAGCCGATGTGGTACATCCTGGACCACCTGATGGGGTTCCAGAACGCCCTGCCCCTGATTGCCGAACAGCCTGACCTTATCGCTGACATCCTCAACACCTATACCGACTTTCTGCTGGGAATGTGTCAGCTGTGTGTGGAGAGAGGCATCACCTTCGACGGACTGTGGTTCTTCTCCGACCTGTGCTACAAGAACGGCATGCTCTTCTCGCCTCGCACCTACCGCGAACTGCTGATGCCCTGCCACCGCAAGGTGAAGGCATGGTGTGAGGCACAGGGGATACCGATGTTGTTGCACTGCGACGGCGATGTGCGGCAGTTCATCCCTCTGCTGATTGAAGCGGGCTTCGACGCCATCCAACCGTTAGAGGCACGGGCGGGCAACGACGTGCGCGAGCTGAAGAGGCTCTACGGCACGCAAATCGTCTTCTTCGGCAATATCAGCGCGGACGTGATGGCTTCCGGAACCGACGAGCAGCTGGAGGAGGAGATTCGCAGCAAGCTCGCGGTGGCGATGGAGGGCGGCGGTTACATGTACCATAGCGACCACTCCATCCCGCCGACGGTCAGCCTCGCCCGCTATGCACAGGTGGTAGCACTGGTACGCAAATACGGGCAGTATGGCTAA
- a CDS encoding glycosyl transferase codes for MSLFATEYGYFTDSGEEYVITRHDTPMPWVNVISNGDYGMVVSQLGSGYSWRTHAGMNRLTRWEQDLIRDRWGKYLYLRDTETGEFWSPTWHPCPNKLTAYRVRHGWGYSVFEGEHGHIVSELIQFVPMGDPCEVWLLRLHNKGTTPRRLQIFSYLEWLLGTAPDWHREFRKLFIETRYDSAHAALLATSVMWDIPGRGMTHWNSDWEYVAFHSASVMPSGFDGDKRAFLGLYRDLDAPRAVVEGRSHATQGRWGDAIASLQAVVDVPAGETVELAFVLGAGDNEAHALALVEKYRQIPIVHQALQETRQFWKELVGGLSVQTPDDAVNVMANGWLAYQAISCRLWGRTAYYQTGGAYGYRDQLQDSLVWLLLGQPGRTLEQIRLHAAHQYPDGTVMHWWHPIAEEGLPSRYSDDLLWLPFVTLHYLMETADFACLQEVIPFLDGGADTLLGHCLRAFEKALSRRSERGLPLILQADWNDGMNAVGIGGKGESVWMAHFLHYLLTRWADLPVLDSQTASRFREEACSLREVVNRHGWDGRWYWRASTDSGRLLGSSENAQGRIFLNAQTWAVIADTAPPDRAEQALQSAREHLYTRYGALLLAPAYSTPDPEIGYLSRYAPGTRENGGVYCHAACWAVLAEGQLHGAQDAYRLWRSFCPPVRGMEPERYAAEPYVMPGNVDGPDSPEEGKGGWTWYTGSAAWYLRALVEGVLGIEATLEGLQVRADLPGEWQSFRVRRRFRGAIYDITVRRAEPGEMPRCVVDGQPWQEQTLPVFEPGTTHRVEIVVP; via the coding sequence ATGAGTCTATTTGCTACCGAATACGGCTACTTTACAGATTCGGGTGAGGAGTACGTCATCACCCGCCATGATACTCCGATGCCCTGGGTCAATGTGATTTCCAACGGCGACTACGGGATGGTGGTGTCCCAGCTGGGCAGTGGTTACAGCTGGCGCACACATGCCGGCATGAATCGGCTTACCCGATGGGAACAGGACCTGATACGGGACCGCTGGGGGAAGTATCTTTATCTGCGAGATACAGAAACCGGTGAGTTCTGGAGCCCTACGTGGCACCCCTGCCCGAATAAGCTCACCGCGTATCGCGTCAGGCACGGATGGGGCTATTCGGTGTTTGAGGGAGAACACGGGCACATCGTGAGCGAGCTCATCCAGTTCGTGCCAATGGGTGACCCCTGTGAAGTGTGGCTGCTGCGTCTACACAACAAGGGCACTACTCCCCGCCGACTGCAGATATTCTCGTATCTGGAGTGGCTGCTGGGAACTGCTCCGGACTGGCATCGCGAGTTTCGGAAGCTGTTCATCGAGACACGCTATGACTCTGCACATGCTGCGCTGCTCGCTACCAGTGTCATGTGGGACATCCCGGGCAGAGGCATGACGCACTGGAACAGTGATTGGGAATATGTGGCTTTTCACAGCGCCTCGGTGATGCCCAGCGGGTTCGATGGCGACAAGCGCGCTTTTCTGGGGCTCTACCGCGACCTGGATGCTCCACGAGCGGTGGTGGAGGGGCGCTCTCATGCTACACAGGGGCGCTGGGGCGACGCGATTGCCAGCCTGCAAGCGGTGGTGGATGTGCCGGCGGGCGAAACGGTGGAACTGGCGTTCGTGCTGGGAGCAGGGGATAACGAGGCGCACGCGCTGGCTCTGGTGGAAAAGTATCGTCAGATACCCATAGTGCATCAGGCATTGCAGGAGACGCGACAGTTCTGGAAAGAGCTGGTGGGCGGTCTCTCTGTGCAGACGCCTGACGATGCGGTGAACGTGATGGCAAATGGTTGGCTGGCTTATCAGGCGATCTCCTGCCGACTGTGGGGACGTACCGCCTACTATCAGACGGGTGGTGCGTACGGCTATCGCGACCAGCTGCAGGATAGTCTCGTCTGGCTTCTGCTGGGGCAACCCGGGCGCACGCTGGAACAGATTCGCCTGCACGCAGCGCATCAGTATCCGGATGGTACGGTGATGCACTGGTGGCATCCGATTGCCGAGGAGGGCTTACCTTCCCGCTACAGCGACGACTTGCTGTGGTTGCCCTTTGTCACACTGCACTATCTGATGGAAACGGCTGATTTTGCCTGCCTGCAGGAGGTGATTCCTTTTCTGGATGGAGGGGCTGATACCTTGTTGGGACACTGCCTGCGGGCGTTTGAGAAAGCACTGAGCCGGCGCAGTGAGCGCGGGTTGCCGCTGATTCTGCAAGCAGACTGGAACGATGGCATGAACGCTGTGGGGATCGGCGGCAAAGGCGAAAGCGTGTGGATGGCGCACTTCCTGCACTATTTGTTGACACGCTGGGCGGACTTGCCCGTGCTGGACAGCCAGACCGCTTCCCGTTTCCGGGAGGAGGCATGTTCTTTGCGTGAGGTAGTGAACAGGCACGGCTGGGATGGCAGGTGGTACTGGAGGGCAAGTACCGATTCGGGCAGGTTGCTCGGTTCGTCCGAGAACGCGCAGGGACGTATCTTTCTCAACGCGCAAACGTGGGCGGTGATCGCCGATACCGCGCCTCCCGACCGTGCGGAGCAGGCTCTGCAGTCTGCCCGCGAACACCTGTACACCCGCTACGGCGCGCTGTTGCTGGCTCCAGCGTACAGTACCCCGGACCCCGAGATTGGCTATCTTTCTCGCTACGCGCCGGGCACCCGCGAGAACGGCGGTGTCTATTGCCATGCCGCCTGCTGGGCAGTGCTGGCAGAGGGCCAGTTGCATGGTGCTCAAGACGCCTACCGGCTATGGCGCAGTTTCTGTCCGCCGGTGCGCGGGATGGAGCCGGAGCGGTATGCGGCTGAGCCTTATGTGATGCCCGGCAACGTGGACGGTCCCGATTCGCCCGAAGAAGGCAAAGGCGGCTGGACGTGGTACACCGGCTCGGCGGCATGGTATCTGCGCGCACTGGTGGAAGGCGTGCTGGGTATCGAGGCTACTCTGGAGGGTTTGCAGGTGCGGGCAGACCTGCCTGGAGAGTGGCAATCATTCCGCGTGCGAAGACGCTTTCGAGGAGCCATATACGACATCACGGTGCGACGGGCGGAACCTGGCGAGATGCCCCGGTGCGTCGTGGACGGTCAGCCCTGGCAGGAGCAGACGCTGCCGGTATTTGAACCGGGTACAACGCATCGGGTGGAGATTGTCGTGCCCTGA
- the ispB gene encoding octaprenyl diphosphate synthase yields the protein MSTAISTTTLPSDRNIAKLLDIIQPDLHAVDECIREEISSPVRTISSLGEHVLSSGGKRLRPALVCLSAYATGLPVDKTRLIPLAAAAELMHMATLIHDDVVDNTTTRRGRPTASALFGNGITVLTGDYLLAKSMHLLVKDGDLSIIRTVLQVAIEMSEGEVLQMVYANDASISEQTYFDIIRKKTAIFIQGCCQTGAMVAGAPQSLVEALSRYGYHIGMAFQIADDLLDYTGSPVRMGKPAGSDLREGKFTLPLIIALRESETADREKLLQLLETPPKDGELQQVIEIIHRYDGFARTLSVAASHARQAAEALALLPPSAIRDSLAALCDYVVHRES from the coding sequence ATGAGCACGGCTATATCGACCACAACCCTGCCTTCCGATCGCAATATTGCCAAGCTGCTGGATATCATCCAGCCAGACCTGCACGCGGTGGATGAATGCATCCGCGAGGAGATATCTTCTCCTGTGCGCACCATCAGCTCGCTGGGGGAGCACGTACTCTCGTCGGGGGGGAAACGGTTGCGTCCCGCGCTGGTTTGTCTGAGTGCGTACGCGACCGGACTACCTGTGGACAAAACCAGGCTTATCCCGCTGGCGGCAGCAGCAGAGCTGATGCACATGGCAACTCTCATTCACGACGACGTAGTGGATAACACCACCACACGGCGTGGTCGCCCCACAGCCAGCGCACTGTTCGGTAATGGTATTACGGTGCTGACGGGCGATTACTTGCTGGCAAAGTCGATGCACCTGCTCGTCAAAGATGGTGACCTCTCGATTATCCGCACGGTGCTGCAGGTGGCTATCGAGATGAGCGAGGGTGAAGTACTGCAGATGGTTTATGCTAATGATGCCTCTATCTCTGAGCAAACCTACTTTGACATCATTCGCAAGAAGACGGCGATATTTATCCAGGGGTGCTGCCAAACAGGTGCCATGGTAGCCGGAGCACCACAGTCTCTGGTGGAAGCCCTGTCTCGGTATGGCTATCATATCGGCATGGCATTCCAGATTGCCGACGACCTGCTGGACTATACAGGCAGTCCGGTTCGCATGGGAAAGCCCGCAGGCAGCGACCTGCGGGAGGGGAAGTTTACTCTGCCCCTGATTATTGCCCTGCGGGAGTCGGAAACAGCCGACCGCGAGAAGCTGCTGCAACTCCTCGAGACGCCACCCAAAGACGGGGAGCTGCAGCAGGTGATTGAGATAATCCACCGCTACGACGGTTTTGCTCGTACACTGTCTGTTGCAGCCAGCCACGCTCGCCAGGCGGCAGAAGCACTGGCGTTGCTGCCTCCTAGTGCGATTCGCGATAGCCTGGCGGCATTGTGTGACTATGTGGTGCACCGGGAAAGCTGA
- the ubiE gene encoding ubiquinone/menaquinone biosynthesis C-methyltransferase UbiE — MVETAQDELNIAGERKRSYVRDLFARVAPRYDLLNSVLSLRVHYYWREKAARAACLHPGDAALDVCTGTAELAIRLSKDVGEKGMVVGVDFCEPMLRLGQRKISRLADRRHITLVLADALQLPFDSGSFEAVTVAFGIRNVADTYRAFAEMWRVLKPGGRVVCLEFSLPRHGIFRLLYGFYFYRLLPWIGGLLSHRDAYTYLPESVRRFPEREGLAQIMREAGFTEVAWQEMTFGIVCVYSGVKR, encoded by the coding sequence GTGGTAGAGACGGCTCAGGATGAACTGAATATCGCTGGAGAGCGCAAACGCTCCTACGTGCGTGACCTGTTCGCACGGGTCGCGCCACGTTATGACCTGCTCAACTCTGTGTTGAGCCTGCGAGTGCATTACTACTGGCGCGAGAAGGCGGCGAGAGCAGCGTGCTTGCACCCCGGCGATGCCGCTCTGGACGTATGCACCGGCACGGCGGAACTCGCCATTCGTCTGTCAAAAGATGTGGGGGAGAAGGGAATGGTGGTCGGCGTGGATTTCTGCGAGCCGATGTTGCGATTGGGACAACGCAAGATAAGCAGACTTGCGGACAGACGGCATATTACTCTGGTGCTTGCCGATGCGCTACAGCTGCCCTTTGACTCTGGCTCCTTTGAAGCGGTTACGGTGGCTTTTGGTATCCGCAACGTAGCGGATACATACAGAGCCTTTGCAGAGATGTGGCGCGTCTTGAAGCCGGGCGGACGAGTGGTCTGCTTGGAGTTCTCCCTGCCTCGGCACGGCATCTTCCGTTTACTGTATGGCTTCTATTTCTATCGCCTGCTTCCCTGGATAGGAGGACTGTTGAGCCATCGAGACGCCTATACTTACCTGCCGGAGTCGGTGCGCCGTTTCCCCGAACGCGAGGGGCTGGCTCAAATCATGCGTGAAGCAGGATTCACCGAAGTCGCATGGCAAGAGATGACCTTTGGCATCGTCTGTGTTTATTCTGGAGTTAAAAGATGA
- a CDS encoding methanol--corrinoid methyltransferase, producing the protein MSRSRKPVTEVVYSSPEEMIFGAAAKPIACGSGVLIGAGQVLPEVNFTLPPMAIREETLPDVRQRFREMVERILTRAVQQGLSALVLELEHLYELTLHPDWGALVTADIKAVMEEFGQRYGLRSALRVTVADIRDQQRPPRMRTGHLFATMLQAFERCAEAGADILSIESTGGKEVNDHALVQGDMEGIAFALGVLAPRDMESLWGAIVDIAHHYKVVPGGDTACGFGNTAMQLAHQGLLPKVLAAVVRLMTVPRSLVAVEMGATGPLKDCGYENPVIKAITGVPISMEGKSSACAHSSPLGNIAAAACDLWSNESVQDVRLLGGYAPAVFTEILAYDCRLMNTALQQGQGKALRDLLVLSDHHRDPQALMLDLRVVHEAGKRIVQAGEDYYARTLAMARYAVEEIRRAVKEGQMALEPREERWLGMIEDAVADLPEDADALRRRADMNYGSLYIPAEYGLGT; encoded by the coding sequence ATGTCGCGCTCTCGCAAGCCGGTGACAGAGGTGGTCTACTCCTCGCCCGAGGAGATGATTTTTGGTGCAGCGGCGAAGCCCATCGCCTGCGGCAGTGGTGTGTTGATCGGCGCGGGGCAAGTCCTCCCCGAGGTGAACTTCACCCTCCCGCCCATGGCCATCCGGGAAGAGACTCTGCCCGACGTGCGCCAGCGGTTTCGCGAGATGGTGGAACGTATCCTCACCCGCGCGGTGCAGCAGGGATTGTCTGCGCTCGTGCTGGAGCTGGAGCATCTGTACGAGCTCACCCTGCACCCCGACTGGGGTGCGCTGGTGACGGCAGACATCAAGGCGGTGATGGAAGAGTTCGGGCAACGCTACGGGCTGCGCTCTGCTCTGCGAGTGACCGTTGCCGATATCCGCGACCAGCAGCGTCCACCACGCATGCGCACCGGGCATCTGTTTGCGACGATGTTGCAGGCTTTCGAACGTTGTGCAGAAGCTGGCGCGGACATCCTCTCTATCGAAAGCACCGGTGGCAAAGAGGTGAACGACCACGCGCTGGTGCAGGGAGATATGGAAGGCATTGCCTTCGCGCTAGGTGTGCTCGCACCGCGCGATATGGAATCGTTATGGGGAGCGATTGTGGACATCGCCCACCACTACAAGGTGGTGCCCGGCGGCGATACCGCCTGCGGTTTTGGCAACACGGCAATGCAGCTGGCGCATCAGGGGCTGCTGCCCAAGGTGCTGGCGGCGGTCGTTCGGCTGATGACCGTGCCGCGTTCGCTGGTGGCAGTGGAGATGGGCGCGACAGGTCCTCTCAAGGACTGCGGGTACGAGAATCCGGTGATTAAAGCCATTACCGGTGTGCCCATCAGCATGGAGGGTAAGTCCAGTGCGTGTGCACATTCCTCCCCGCTGGGCAACATCGCTGCGGCTGCGTGCGACCTGTGGAGCAACGAGTCCGTGCAGGATGTGCGCTTGCTGGGAGGCTACGCGCCTGCCGTGTTCACCGAAATCCTCGCCTACGATTGCCGACTGATGAACACCGCCCTCCAACAGGGACAGGGGAAGGCTCTGCGCGACCTGCTGGTGCTGTCCGACCATCATCGCGACCCGCAGGCGCTCATGCTCGACCTGCGCGTGGTGCATGAGGCGGGCAAGCGCATCGTGCAGGCTGGAGAAGACTACTACGCCCGCACGCTGGCAATGGCACGCTACGCGGTCGAGGAGATACGCCGCGCGGTCAAGGAGGGGCAGATGGCTCTCGAACCTCGTGAGGAGCGATGGCTGGGCATGATAGAAGATGCTGTAGCGGACCTGCCCGAGGACGCCGACGCACTCCGTCGACGCGCCGACATGAACTACGGCTCGCTGTACATTCCCGCGGAATATGGGTTAGGCACATGA
- a CDS encoding KaiC domain-containing protein has protein sequence MRELQKTGIAGLDELIGGIPRGSRNLIYGPPGTGKTVFAMQFLWTGLQEGETVSYDVFDRPWTHMRHYFASFGWDITPYEQSRKFIPIQAFPHPKEYPKDPLVRYFSLADFNTMQEIDLELSRAGVTRFVAGDNFEHIFTSLSEEQWMLVEHWTINWCHYDGITNIDIMSEVQERDPVTNRLMDFTFSLAHHIFRFRMREVGGKLRRELRIEKMEGVAHPLDWLPFEITPKGIVLRI, from the coding sequence ATGAGGGAACTGCAAAAAACGGGCATCGCAGGGCTGGATGAGCTGATTGGGGGCATTCCCCGCGGCAGTCGCAACCTGATATACGGTCCTCCGGGCACGGGCAAAACCGTGTTCGCCATGCAGTTCCTGTGGACAGGTTTGCAAGAGGGCGAGACCGTCTCCTATGATGTGTTTGACCGCCCGTGGACGCACATGCGACACTACTTCGCCTCTTTCGGCTGGGACATTACTCCCTACGAGCAAAGTCGGAAGTTCATCCCGATTCAGGCGTTCCCGCACCCGAAGGAGTATCCCAAAGACCCTCTGGTACGCTACTTCTCTCTGGCGGACTTCAACACGATGCAGGAGATTGACCTGGAACTATCACGCGCCGGGGTCACGCGCTTTGTCGCCGGTGACAACTTCGAACATATCTTCACTAGCCTCAGCGAAGAGCAATGGATGCTGGTGGAGCACTGGACCATCAACTGGTGCCACTACGACGGAATCACCAACATCGACATCATGAGCGAAGTGCAGGAGCGTGACCCGGTGACCAATCGCCTGATGGACTTCACCTTCTCACTGGCGCATCATATCTTTCGCTTCCGCATGCGCGAGGTCGGAGGGAAGCTGCGCAGAGAACTGCGAATCGAGAAGATGGAAGGTGTCGCGCATCCACTGGACTGGCTGCCTTTTGAGATTACGCCGAAAGGCATCGTGCTGAGGATATAG
- the fumC1 gene encoding fumarate hydratase class II 1 has product MADYRIERDSLGEVQVPARALYGAQTQRAVDNFPVSGIRFPRVFIRALGLIKGAAAEVNYELGLLDEQRARAIQQAAQEVAEGRWDEHFPIDIFQTGSGTSTNMNANEVIANRATQILGGEIGSKLVHPNDHVNMGQSSNDVIPSAIHVSAYLEVQEVLLPALRHLHQVLLKRAAELDDVVKTGRTHLMDAMPVRMSQEIGGWAYQVAQSIERIESCLPRLAKLAIGGTAVGTGINAHPEFASRVAAKLAERTGIPFVESDNHFAAQSAMDTATELSGHLKTTATALMKIANDLRWMNSGPIAGLGEIALPALQPGSSIMPGKVNPVICEAVMMVCAQVMGNDLAVSIGNERGNFQLNVMLPLIAHNLLQSITILGNVARLFADKAVAGFTVHRERLAEAVGKNPILVTALNPVIGYDKAAQIAKRAYAEGRSLKEVALEMTDLTAEQLDHLLDPRPMTEGGIVGKLDGG; this is encoded by the coding sequence ATGGCTGACTACCGCATCGAACGCGATTCTCTGGGCGAGGTGCAGGTACCCGCGCGTGCACTGTATGGGGCGCAGACGCAACGTGCTGTGGACAACTTCCCTGTGAGTGGTATTCGCTTTCCCCGTGTGTTCATCCGTGCGCTGGGGCTGATCAAGGGGGCTGCCGCTGAGGTGAACTATGAGCTGGGGCTGCTGGACGAACAGAGAGCGCGAGCCATCCAGCAGGCAGCACAAGAGGTCGCAGAGGGCAGATGGGACGAACACTTCCCCATCGACATCTTCCAGACTGGCTCCGGCACCTCCACCAACATGAACGCTAACGAGGTGATAGCCAACCGCGCCACGCAGATTTTAGGTGGCGAAATCGGCAGCAAGCTGGTGCATCCCAACGACCACGTGAACATGGGACAATCCTCCAACGACGTGATACCTTCCGCGATTCACGTCAGCGCGTACCTGGAAGTGCAGGAGGTCCTGTTACCCGCCCTGCGCCACCTGCACCAGGTGCTGCTGAAGCGTGCTGCCGAGCTGGACGATGTGGTGAAAACAGGCAGGACGCACCTGATGGATGCGATGCCGGTGCGCATGAGCCAGGAGATAGGAGGCTGGGCGTACCAGGTGGCACAAAGTATCGAGCGCATCGAAAGCTGCCTGCCCCGGCTGGCGAAGCTGGCGATCGGCGGCACAGCGGTAGGCACGGGCATCAACGCCCACCCGGAGTTTGCCTCGCGCGTGGCGGCGAAATTGGCGGAGCGCACCGGTATCCCCTTCGTGGAGAGCGATAACCACTTCGCGGCACAGTCAGCGATGGACACTGCCACCGAACTGAGCGGGCATCTGAAGACCACCGCCACCGCGCTGATGAAAATCGCCAACGACCTGCGCTGGATGAACAGCGGTCCCATCGCGGGGTTGGGAGAGATCGCCCTGCCTGCCTTGCAACCCGGCAGTAGTATCATGCCCGGCAAGGTGAACCCGGTGATCTGTGAGGCGGTGATGATGGTGTGCGCCCAGGTGATGGGTAACGACCTGGCGGTATCCATCGGCAACGAGCGCGGCAATTTCCAGCTGAACGTGATGCTGCCGCTCATCGCGCACAACCTGCTGCAGTCCATCACGATTCTGGGCAACGTCGCACGCCTCTTCGCCGACAAGGCGGTAGCGGGCTTCACCGTCCATCGCGAGCGCCTCGCCGAAGCGGTCGGCAAGAACCCCATTCTGGTCACCGCGCTCAATCCCGTCATCGGCTACGACAAGGCGGCGCAGATTGCCAAGCGGGCGTATGCGGAGGGACGTTCTCTCAAAGAGGTCGCTCTGGAGATGACCGACCTCACCGCCGAGCAGCTGGACCATCTGCTGGACCCGCGCCCCATGACCGAAGGCGGCATCGTGGGGAAGTTGGACGGGGGATAG